The sequence aataagatacctaatatacctataaacaataaagatgaattcttaactagtccttatgctaaaactttaggaggagctattaaattcatcaaagacataataacaaagaaatgtcatgaagtaacactaaataaaagaatctctaaatcctacaaacaaaacaatttgtgacaaaataaaattcacagtaaaagaatacggttgcaaaacaaacatgtcacacaaatatttaaaacgacagaaacagaataaatttaataaaccttataaatcttttaataagaaatttattccctataaaaaaagaaatttaaaaagaatttcttcagaaaaccttataaaagaaaattttataaaaagtttgataacaaaaaaccaccttgcccaaaaggtaaaggaaagaattgcacatgttagttgtgcaacgaagaaggacattatgcgaatgaatgtccaaaacgaaacgaaaaaaaaataaaattaaacttcttgaagaaatatatactattggattctatcccatagaaacaattgaattttcatccgatgatgaaaatatttattatcttgatgaatcaaatgaatcagattttgaatccgattccacatttgataattcaagaaataataatgattaaaataacgacaaAGGCATTTTCGGAAAAACAAATATAGAgagtaaattgaaagttatgtttcatttagggagttatctacaagttgcccTTTTCCAGAGTAATAAAATATATGGCAATTTGCTaaaaaaatccccaaatgcaaacatgttttgctttggggttgtggtacaaaataatataagatgtggtacaaaaccatacaaaatgtggtacaaattaacaaaaaatatggtacaaaaaaatggctagggagtgcagagcaaaacatgtttggattggagatttttgagcaatttgcacaaAAATATTTGTAGGAGAAGAGAatgtatatttttaaattaaaatttaaaattttaggtcCAATCTTGTTACAtaaattatgtttatttatttattcgtaTCATGGTACAGGATGGGTCGATGTTATCCTCAGAATTTCAAGAATATCTCATCTCCACTTGATAAAAAAATGTCATAAAAATTTAGACTTCATTTGGAtaagtatttttaaaataagatttaaagtatatattttgataaattttgacaTGGAtaagtatttttaaaataaaatttaaagtatatattttgataattttttgtcaaaagtttctgaaatcattttaaaaaattgtatacattttagataatattttagaagtgtttttcctttatatttttaaaaaattatatttttggaaaacacGTATTGTTTGTGCTACGATCTACTGGTATAAATAATTTGTATGAATCGCCATTCcaatttccttttcttttttctttttttttttccttttttggaAAATCAATTTCCTTTGGTATCTTCATCGTCATTGCAATTTAGTCACTTTAGTGCAAGCGATTTCTATAATTTTCGGTCTAAGTTCAAGTTTTTTAGGTAGTTTGTGAGAGCTTgtaaaaaacactttttagctttctttaacaaaattttaagcGGGAAAACGCGTCATAAAAGCTTTCTCAAACATTATCTCgatacattttttattttttaaaaataaattattgatgtTGATAGTCAGATACATGATCATGGCTGAAGTTTCCAAATTTTTTAGTATCAACGTAATATTACAAAATCAAACATTgtgcaaaaaataaatattatttgtcTTCCTAAAAACAAAACCGGACTCTTTTTCTTCGGTAAACAAATCTCAAAGCCTATATTAGTAGTTATCGCCTATCGGGGAGCTAGAGGCTATCCCGGAAGGCATCAAGACACTCTATAACAAACAACTTTGGGATCTTTAAGTTGCGACAAATTTTTTATTGGTTGTGTAAGCTGTCACGTTCTTTAAAGATAGATATACAGGGTTTTGTACATGTCGCCCATAGGATACTATCATATGGACGACGTGTCTTCCATGATTGGTCCAAATCAATGGATCTCACGTGGAACCCATTGATTTGGATCACTGAAAACCCGACACGCTACCCACAAAGTACTAGCCTGTGGATAGCATCGACCATTCTGATATGCAGACCTATGTGCCTCGGAAATCAATGAGCTGCGACAGGGCCATTTATTTTTACCTTTGGATGCAGAAGTGTCTATGCAAACAAAAATAAAGTGTGTATATCTTTCTTGGGAAATACGTTTGCTGAGATACAAAAATCCAACGAGCCCAATTGGATAACTGCCCTTATGAAACATGCAAGAAAGAAGAAATATTACATCCTTAAATTTTGGTGATATCAATTTCAACATCATGTAATGGCTTTGGAAATGGAAGATATGACATCCCAGCATCAGGATTCACCAGCTTCCATCTGGGATTGAAGAAAGAAAACTCATGTTACAACATTTCTACCTCGAATCGACTGTTAAaaaattggataaattacataaCTAGGATTCTTACCTGTATCCTACTACTAGGTGATGAATTATGATGGAAACTTGTAATCGAGCAAGCATATTTCCAGGACAAATTCTTGATCCTCCTCCGAACACTAAAAATGTCCCTGGCTTAGCGCGTTCCTGTGAAGACGTGCGTTAGATTTCAGCAAATGAGAAGATTCTTTGATCCATACGAAGTCATTTCAAGTCTCTCTTACATTCCATCTCTCGGGGTTGAAATCTGTTGGATCATCAAAAATTTCCGGATTTTCGTGAATATACCGGATCCAGCACAAGACCCTCCAACCTTTCGGAATCTTATATCCTGTTCTCATGATGCAGCAGGATTCAACACAAAATTATATCAAACTGCTGTGACAACAAAATCGTTTTACTTACCTTTGTATTCGACGTCTTTCTTAGCAGTCCGGAAAATAAATGCAGAGATGTTGGCCAATCTAAGCACTTCTTCCACCACCTGTTTCCAGCATACAAGAACAAAGTTCTCAGCCCGAACAGATTGTGTAGTGACTTATGCTACACATACCTTGCCCGTATACTTGCACGTTGAGACGTTGTCATATGTGATGTATTCTCCATCCATCCTCTTGCTTATGGGAACATGTTCTTCCTGAAATTTCGCGGGATGCTCGATTTAGTCTAATCAGGAGTTTATCAAGATAAACATGCATTGGATATGTAAATATCTGGATCATATTACCCGAAGCTTTTCGAGAACATTAGGATACTTGGCAAGATAATACAAAGCCCACGTGATAGAAACAGAAGTGGATGCATAGCCAGCTACAACAAGGCTGACAATATTATCAAGAATCTCATCGTCGCTTAAGTGCTTCCCCTGCTCGTCTTTCATCTGCATTAGCCCTTCCATTAGATCGTCTCTTGCATCCGAAGCATTCCTTCTCCTCTTCTCCATCTCTTCTCTAAATATCGCCGTGGCCTTATTTCGGCACTGCCAATTGAGTTACACACCATTTCAGCAAATGAACGAGTAATATCATACAAGGGGCTCTTATTTCAGTTTAATTTTGACCAagattttctttcttcttttggtGTCCCTGTCTCCACGCACACACTATAACTCCTTATGTTACTAACTGCGTGTTTGCGTTTGATCCGGAAAAATTCTTTCAACTTATCCATTTGTAAGGGTAGGGGAAAATAGTTAGCATGCATGAAGTAGTTTCAGGAAACAAAGTGAATGACCTTGAGAGCATGGTGATATGCAGTGCCTGGAAAATTGATAGGTTGGGATCTAATCCCATTCATCAGACCCTTGAACAAATCGTCAAGAGTATCCAAAAAAGGATCAGACTCAAATCCAGCGAAAAACTTGCCGATATTTCCAAATGTTACCTgaagaaaaaaacaaataaaaagttAGATGATTGCATCAATGCTTCATCTTGACCTGAAAATTATCATAACACATACCTTCTTGGCTTCCTTATGAACTGAAATCCTACCCTTCTGAGCCCACGATTTGAGGGAAGCCGTTATGCGGGGTTGGACCATAAGGGCGATCCGACGGAGTGCATCTGGTTTATTGATGCACCTCAGAACAAAGTCTCGGACTCTAGCATGTGAATCTCCTTCTACCAATACAAGTGAGTTGGCTCCAACAATTTCTGGTGCCGGCCACGCGGGCCGGAAGTTGGAATCTGATTGCAACACGAATTTTATGCCCGATGGGGTCGAAACTATGATGGATGGTGAACCAAAGAGATGTGTTCTATAGAGTCCACCTTCTGATCCATACCTAAGCATCAACATCAAATACATTCAAGATACACATGCTAACAAGAGTTTTCAGGCACTGCCACAACTTTAGAAGCTCGAGGCTTTTTCCGAAAACTCATACCTGCCCAGTTTAGAAGTGATGAAATCATTGGGTCGACGGATGATTTTGAAGTACCAAATAAATGCCAGCATTTCTCCAAGAAATGGCATCCCCATATAGCCCGGGGGCAGCTTCCCGCCGCCTTCCGAACCGCCGCGAAGGTAGTGCGGCAGAGCATACCGAATGTCATTCCAGTTCCAAAACAGGCACCCTGCTAATGGGACAACTCCAGCCACCAATGCCACCCACAAACCTGTCGCCATTTcgatcattttcaagtttcaACACTATTAATTCTTGCAGCTAGCTAGCGAAGAATAATATTGTCTATTTATGGCGCACCTGTGAACTTGATAGTTCCTGCATCCCACATATTCCTTATAAGATTATTCCCTCAAATCCAAGATGACATAAAGACAAAACAAAGAAGGAATCGAAGCATTTTAGTTATGTGTTACCGAAGAATGTTGATTAACATGATAAAATTAAGGAATGCCACACAAATCATAATACTTCTAACCAGACAAGACAAAGTGGCGCTTCATTGGAATCGTGGGAAAGGTTTCTAtagtatatatttattttagttCTTCAACAAGAAAGACAAAGTCGACCGAGTGATTTGGTTCTTTCATGAAAACGATACATCAAATGAACCATTAAACAAACACGGTGATGAGTTTGGACTAAAAAATATACTCGACCAAGCCTAATTATAAGGTTCAGCCCAAATATTTTTTGAGGTGcaagtttatttaattattatttagatTTCTTTAATGAGACCAAGAAATGTACAAAATTCCATTAGAGACTTAGCCTACAAAActctccgaatatctataaaCACTTTTGAGGTGcaagtttatttaattattatttatatttttttaatgagaCCAAGAAATGTACAAAATTTCATGAGGCCTACAAAACTTTTCGAATATCTATAAACtgctcaagtcacctcattcTTAAGGTACACGCTCTTTTTACCACAAGAACGCTCTGTTCTCGATTATCATTCTTTGAGTAATCAATGACTTGAGCGTCGATGCTTACGTCGAGACCCTCCCGACGCCTTTGATTTTGctttgtgacgtaggaacaacctACCGAAGATCGTGACTGAGATCATACTGGTGATCGTTGATACTGCGAATTCTACGGTAGTAATATCTCGGGGTACGAATATTTTTTGGCTATATCACATAGTATTTATTCTTGTTGAATGATAGTGATTGTGAATGTGGGTTTCGTCAACCACCTtacgaaaataaataaataaagtttgGTCTCGTATGTTTTTTAATTTGCGATTTTATTCATCTATATGGTaagatttcaattttagtcctcTTTTAATCCTTTTTCCGACGTCGCGTTGACGTGGAGTTGACGAGCTAGTATAGTGCCACATGATCATTTTCGacgaaaaaagactaaaattatcAAGACGAGCTAGTATAGTGCCATATGATCATTTTCAAcgaaaaaagattaaaattatCAAGAACCAAAACATATTgaattaaaactgaaatctaaaaacatatcataataaaatcacAAAGTAACAAAATTATCTATCAAAattgtaatttaaaaaaaaacattatatttCTTTTAAAACCATGTATCTTTGTGACCCACTATAAATAATTCCACCATTTTTTATTCGAATGTGTGGCCCACAATAAATAAATCGAGAGTAAAATTCCAGGTTAACAAACCTCGTGGGAGTAGGCCCAATAGGGGATTGAATAGGGTCTGATATCTTTCTTTAAGCCCAGTTGAGGAACATGGCACATGTTTCAGTTCCCCAAATTCAGTTTTGATCGGAACACTGATGCATCCTTGTTCTTGGGTTGGGCTATATTTAACTGTTAGCCCAATAGGATTGGATTCGAAACGGACTTATCAAACCCAATTTCTTCCCGTCCCAATATTTTACTATGTTAATTAGATTGTATATCCTTTAGTACAAACTAGGGGTGCTATCGAGCcgagtcgagctcgagtagcatactactcgagctcgacctcgagctcgagctcatattttactactcgatcgagctcgagctcgagctcgagctcgatcgagtagtAAAATATGAGCTCGAGCTTGAGCTcgagtactcgagctcgagcttttatattatatatatatataaaaattaaaaatatataaataaataaatataatattatattataaaataaataaatatataaatataataataaataaaataaaataaattaaatattataaataaatatataaaaattataaataaattaatatataaatataatattatattatatatatattatatttatatttatatatatttatattgttttttaatatatatatatgt comes from Henckelia pumila isolate YLH828 chromosome 4, ASM3356847v2, whole genome shotgun sequence and encodes:
- the LOC140866064 gene encoding abscisic acid 8'-hydroxylase 3-like, with protein sequence MIEMATGLWVALVAGVVPLAGCLFWNWNDIRYALPHYLRGGSEGGGKLPPGYMGMPFLGEMLAFIWYFKIIRRPNDFITSKLGRYGSEGGLYRTHLFGSPSIIVSTPSGIKFVLQSDSNFRPAWPAPEIVGANSLVLVEGDSHARVRDFVLRCINKPDALRRIALMVQPRITASLKSWAQKGRISVHKEAKKVTFGNIGKFFAGFESDPFLDTLDDLFKGLMNGIRSQPINFPGTAYHHALKCRNKATAIFREEMEKRRRNASDARDDLMEGLMQMKDEQGKHLSDDEILDNIVSLVVAGYASTSVSITWALYYLAKYPNVLEKLREEHVPISKRMDGEYITYDNVSTCKYTGKVVEEVLRLANISAFIFRTAKKDVEYKGYKIPKGWRVLCWIRYIHENPEIFDDPTDFNPERWNERAKPGTFLVFGGGSRICPGNMLARLQVSIIIHHLVVGYRWKLVNPDAGMSYLPFPKPLHDVEIDITKI